From the genome of Candidatus Korarchaeota archaeon NZ13-K, one region includes:
- a CDS encoding 50S ribosomal protein L15e: MVIAGRYMEKLVWRRRKEDPELVKLWRERLILWRREPAVVRIDKPTRPDRARSLGYRAKQGFIVVRVRVRKGGRRKGRPRSGRKPAGLGVLKLTPKKSIRWIAEERAARKFPNLEVLNSYYVAEDGKYYWYEVIMVDPHHPVVASDPRVNWILNPANKRRVFRGLTSAGKKARGLRSSRGIPEVVKRFKRKRKLRA; this comes from the coding sequence TTGGTGATCGCCGGGAGGTACATGGAGAAGCTCGTCTGGAGGAGGAGGAAGGAGGATCCAGAGCTGGTGAAACTCTGGAGGGAGAGGCTGATCCTCTGGAGAAGGGAACCGGCTGTGGTCAGGATAGATAAACCCACGAGACCGGACAGGGCCAGGTCCCTGGGGTACAGGGCTAAGCAGGGATTCATAGTTGTGAGGGTTAGGGTCAGGAAGGGCGGAAGAAGGAAGGGAAGGCCCAGGAGTGGGAGAAAGCCAGCAGGTCTGGGAGTTCTCAAATTGACTCCGAAGAAGAGCATAAGGTGGATAGCTGAGGAGAGAGCCGCTAGAAAGTTCCCAAACCTGGAGGTCCTCAACTCGTATTACGTGGCGGAGGATGGGAAGTACTACTGGTACGAGGTCATAATGGTGGATCCGCATCACCCCGTCGTGGCCTCGGATCCCAGGGTGAACTGGATACTGAACCCCGCCAACAAGAGGAGGGTTTTCAGGGGGCTCACGAGCGCCGGGAAGAAAGCCAGGGGACTTAGATCGTCCAGGGGAATACCTGAGGTAGTCAAGAGGTTTAAGAGGAAGAGGAAGCTGAGAGCCTGA
- a CDS encoding redox-regulated ATPase YchF, translated as MSMLIGVVGKTNVGKTTFFSAATLVDAARENRPFVTIEPNEGIGYVRVPSVCTEFGLRCQPKYGWCNGRYRYVPVKLLDVAGLVRGAHRGRGLGNKFLDDLRRASVNIIVVDASGSTDPEGNPVPPLTHDPLEDVSIVKEEFSHWIASIIERSKGRIRGRILSGVPPDEALHEVLTGLEIGREVIRESLEALSLRGSPLDWGPEGLLRFSEEVMRRGKPFVVAANKIDVPGSENNLERLRSSLREPVIPVSAEAELILRKASRSGLVRYEPGDRDFEVVDEGKLTQSQARALRVIRERVFDRFGGTGVQDTLEVASFDLLKMKVVFPVENEVKLSDKDGNILPDAIMLPAEGTVLDLAERIHSEIARKALYGVDVRNRMRISLDHVLKHRDIVKIVATR; from the coding sequence CTGTCGATGCTGATAGGGGTGGTCGGAAAGACCAACGTGGGGAAAACCACCTTCTTCTCCGCGGCGACTCTAGTCGATGCAGCCAGGGAAAACAGGCCTTTCGTGACGATAGAGCCGAATGAGGGTATCGGCTACGTTAGAGTCCCCTCCGTATGCACGGAGTTCGGGCTGAGGTGCCAGCCAAAGTACGGTTGGTGCAATGGGAGGTACAGGTACGTTCCCGTGAAGCTGCTTGACGTTGCTGGACTGGTAAGGGGAGCTCATAGGGGTAGGGGACTCGGGAACAAGTTCCTGGATGACCTGAGGAGAGCCAGCGTTAACATAATAGTTGTTGATGCATCGGGCTCGACGGATCCGGAGGGCAATCCAGTCCCTCCCCTCACGCACGACCCCCTCGAGGACGTCAGCATAGTTAAGGAGGAGTTCTCCCACTGGATAGCTTCGATAATCGAGAGGTCGAAGGGGAGGATAAGGGGTAGGATCCTCAGCGGGGTCCCTCCTGACGAGGCGCTTCATGAGGTATTGACGGGTCTCGAGATCGGGAGGGAGGTGATAAGGGAGAGCCTCGAGGCACTATCGCTCAGGGGATCTCCCCTGGACTGGGGCCCTGAGGGGCTCCTGAGGTTCTCCGAGGAGGTCATGAGGAGGGGAAAGCCCTTCGTCGTTGCAGCAAACAAGATAGATGTTCCGGGTTCTGAGAACAACTTAGAGAGGCTTAGGAGTTCCTTGAGGGAGCCTGTCATCCCTGTCTCAGCGGAGGCTGAGCTCATACTCAGAAAGGCCTCCAGATCGGGCTTGGTTAGGTATGAGCCTGGTGATAGGGATTTCGAGGTAGTCGATGAGGGCAAGCTCACGCAGTCCCAAGCCAGGGCCTTGAGGGTGATAAGGGAGAGGGTCTTCGATAGGTTCGGAGGGACGGGGGTTCAGGATACCCTTGAGGTGGCCTCATTCGACTTGCTCAAGATGAAGGTAGTCTTTCCGGTTGAGAATGAGGTCAAGCTTTCCGACAAAGATGGCAATATCCTTCCGGATGCCATAATGCTTCCAGCCGAGGGAACTGTGCTGGACCTGGCCGAGAGGATCCACAGCGAGATAGCAAGGAAGGCGCTCTACGGGGTGGATGTCAGGAACAGGATGAGGATCTCCCTGGATCACGTGCTCAAGCACCGAGATATAGTTAAAATAGTTGCAACTAGATGA
- a CDS encoding 30S ribosomal protein S3ae produces the protein MSSRRSRRKAGTKSWYNVYAVDVFPGQWIGETLADDPENLIGRNVEVVVRDITGDFMHEKYKLWFKIFKVDGNRAHARFIKEMLNKDYLRSIVQRRSSRIDIQSEETAKDGNYVRLFTLIITLTRIRSSQKHAIRKEVDRYVRGVIQNYTVEDLVRSFIFGNPLPVTSEIQRIASKVAPVKYVELRKMVLLKPIEIREAEGEIESSPSSGG, from the coding sequence ATGTCGAGTAGGAGATCGCGCAGGAAGGCCGGGACGAAGAGTTGGTACAATGTTTATGCGGTCGATGTGTTCCCGGGGCAGTGGATAGGAGAGACCCTGGCCGACGATCCTGAGAACCTGATCGGTAGGAACGTTGAGGTGGTCGTCAGGGACATAACAGGGGATTTCATGCATGAGAAGTACAAGCTCTGGTTCAAGATATTCAAGGTAGATGGGAACAGGGCCCACGCCAGGTTCATCAAGGAGATGCTGAACAAGGACTACCTGAGGTCCATAGTTCAGAGGAGGAGCTCGAGGATAGATATACAATCAGAGGAGACGGCCAAGGATGGGAACTACGTGAGATTGTTCACGCTGATAATAACGCTAACTAGGATAAGGAGCAGCCAGAAGCATGCGATAAGGAAGGAGGTGGACAGGTATGTCAGGGGCGTGATTCAGAACTACACGGTTGAGGACCTCGTTAGATCCTTCATATTCGGGAACCCCCTTCCCGTCACGTCCGAGATACAGAGGATAGCCTCTAAGGTGGCCCCAGTGAAGTACGTAGAGCTCAGGAAGATGGTCCTGCTCAAGCCGATTGAGATTAGAGAGGCCGAGGGGGAGATTGAAAGCAGCCCTTCTAGCGGCGGGTAA
- a CDS encoding ABC transporter ATP-binding protein, which translates to MPVSALVIFEGVSFRYEGNDSYAIRDVYLEIRRGDFVLIAGMSGSGKSTLLRMMNGLIPHFYRGEMRGRVLVDGVDTRDASVAQLARKVGLVFQNPDNQVVTLRVDREIAFGLENLGLPREEIVRRVDYALSKLRIEHLRRRSTYELSGGEKQLVSIASLIAMKPEVIALDEPTSELDPYSAARIVRALKELNRDGVTVVVAEHRLDLFAPASNRFIVVHDGRIVIESDPRDALYCKDLQVFGVRDPGVVRYAKSRGVSARRPLTVGELFRAMVR; encoded by the coding sequence ATGCCTGTGAGTGCGCTGGTGATATTCGAGGGCGTCAGCTTCAGGTACGAGGGGAACGACTCCTACGCCATCAGGGATGTTTATCTGGAGATTAGAAGGGGGGATTTCGTTCTCATAGCCGGGATGAGTGGCTCCGGGAAGTCGACCCTGCTGAGGATGATGAACGGGCTCATACCCCACTTCTACAGGGGTGAGATGAGGGGGAGGGTCTTGGTCGATGGTGTTGACACTAGAGACGCTAGTGTGGCCCAGCTGGCTAGGAAGGTTGGGTTGGTTTTTCAGAACCCGGATAATCAGGTGGTGACTCTCAGGGTTGATAGGGAAATAGCTTTCGGCCTAGAGAACCTAGGGCTGCCTAGGGAGGAGATAGTGAGGAGGGTGGACTATGCCCTCTCCAAGCTGAGGATAGAGCACCTGAGGAGGAGATCCACCTATGAGTTGAGCGGTGGCGAGAAGCAGCTGGTGTCGATAGCTTCGCTAATCGCCATGAAACCGGAGGTGATAGCCTTGGATGAACCGACGAGCGAGCTGGATCCCTACAGCGCAGCTAGGATAGTTAGGGCCCTAAAGGAGTTGAACAGGGACGGTGTCACCGTGGTGGTGGCTGAGCACAGGCTGGACCTCTTCGCCCCAGCATCCAACAGGTTCATAGTCGTCCATGACGGTAGGATAGTGATTGAGAGCGATCCAAGGGATGCGTTATATTGTAAAGACCTTCAGGTCTTCGGTGTTAGGGACCCAGGTGTTGTGAGGTACGCGAAGAGCAGGGGCGTCAGCGCCAGGAGGCCCCTGACCGTCGGTGAGCTCTTCAGGGCCATGGTGAGGTGA
- a CDS encoding ABC transporter ATP-binding protein, with amino-acid sequence MNSLIKIENASFRYEGTDRFAIKDVSIEFDRGRIYGVVGPNGSGKSTLLRMMNGLIPHFYRGEMRGRVLVDGVDTRDASVAQLARKVGLVFQNPEHMFFSETVEEEVSFGPRSIGMSESEVSESARSSLEEVGLWEVRKRSPWSLSGGEMKRLSIACILAMRPSFLALDEPTIGQDALSKDSLTKILRDLRSEGRGIIVVTHDLDWLSELDPDEVVVLNRGSVYRKGTPGEVFSDLRGLVMSQLIPPVPYLIERLCGRCLDVRSIGNV; translated from the coding sequence GTGAATTCTTTGATAAAGATAGAGAACGCTAGCTTCAGATATGAAGGAACTGATCGTTTTGCTATAAAAGATGTCTCCATCGAGTTCGATAGGGGGAGGATCTATGGGGTAGTGGGGCCCAACGGCTCCGGGAAGTCGACCCTGCTGAGGATGATGAACGGGCTCATACCCCACTTCTACAGGGGTGAGATGAGGGGGAGGGTCTTGGTCGATGGTGTTGACACTAGAGACGCTAGTGTGGCCCAGCTGGCTAGGAAGGTTGGGTTGGTTTTTCAGAACCCGGAGCACATGTTCTTCTCGGAGACCGTGGAGGAGGAGGTTTCTTTCGGGCCCAGATCCATCGGTATGAGTGAAAGTGAGGTTTCTGAGTCAGCGAGGTCGAGCTTGGAGGAGGTGGGACTCTGGGAGGTCAGGAAGAGGAGTCCTTGGTCCCTCAGCGGTGGGGAGATGAAGAGACTCTCCATAGCATGCATACTAGCGATGAGACCCTCATTCCTGGCGTTGGATGAACCCACGATAGGGCAAGACGCGCTCTCCAAGGACTCCCTCACCAAGATACTGAGGGACCTGAGAAGTGAGGGGAGGGGCATAATAGTGGTGACGCATGACCTGGATTGGTTGAGCGAACTGGACCCGGATGAGGTGGTGGTACTCAACAGGGGATCTGTTTACAGGAAGGGGACACCTGGTGAGGTGTTCTCCGATCTCAGGGGGTTGGTCATGAGCCAGCTCATTCCTCCAGTTCCCTACCTGATCGAACGCCTGTGTGGGAGGTGCTTAGATGTTCGATCCATTGGGAATGTTTGA
- a CDS encoding energy-coupling factor transporter transmembrane protein EcfT — MFDPLGMFEIFRTYAGETPYSKLNPTSKFILFLTFLILPLISPSIVLQVLSVAAQVPLVVMSRSGRRVLRSLRASILFILLLLILNYATTGNIFFSAAMVMRLLAMIIASAIFMNGSSPSEIGDLLAKLRVPTSISFSFIIALRFIPVLADDFMNILSSQASRGYEIERGSLVRRAKSLIPVLIPLIVIAIRRAQQLAEALESRCFGSGLRRTSYVVYEVKLADVLAVVYSLSLLVLGVYMSTLPVGLPLLQFR, encoded by the coding sequence ATGTTCGATCCATTGGGAATGTTTGAGATATTCAGAACGTACGCCGGGGAGACCCCCTACTCCAAGCTGAACCCCACCTCCAAATTCATACTTTTCCTGACTTTCTTGATCCTCCCCCTGATCTCGCCCAGCATCGTGCTGCAGGTATTATCAGTGGCCGCTCAAGTGCCTCTGGTGGTGATGTCGAGGTCCGGTAGGAGGGTGCTGAGGTCCCTGAGGGCATCGATCCTCTTCATCCTGCTACTCTTGATCTTGAACTATGCGACCACAGGTAACATCTTTTTCAGTGCTGCGATGGTGATGAGGCTCTTAGCGATGATAATAGCCTCAGCGATATTCATGAATGGATCAAGTCCGTCGGAAATAGGCGATCTTCTGGCGAAGCTCAGGGTGCCGACCTCCATCTCTTTCTCCTTCATAATAGCCCTGAGGTTCATCCCGGTCCTGGCCGACGACTTCATGAACATACTCTCGTCCCAGGCGAGCAGAGGGTATGAGATCGAGAGGGGCAGCCTCGTGAGGAGGGCCAAGAGCCTGATACCGGTGCTTATCCCTCTGATAGTCATAGCCATCAGGAGGGCCCAGCAGCTGGCTGAGGCTCTGGAGAGCAGATGCTTCGGTTCCGGATTGAGGAGGACAAGCTATGTCGTTTATGAGGTTAAGTTAGCGGATGTACTGGCTGTGGTGTACTCCCTCTCACTGCTGGTCTTGGGGGTTTACATGTCCACACTCCCCGTTGGTCTTCCACTCCTTCAGTTCCGCTAA
- a CDS encoding AAA family ATPase, with protein sequence MPANNSIFYDVSYTTFSIIKDKRVLRDSFIPDTLPGREEQIFQFTRALSDLLADQPPNDIAFIGKPGTGKTAVAKNVTAKYKQEYPNLRAKFIYINCSQATTSYRVMYQLNRALGVLVPPSGYPFDVLWDKFMEAYSSSNSRLVVILDEVDLLVRRDGGRILYSLSRLNYELRRDLSISMVVISNTLDFLERLDPRERSSFEPLRIHFPPYTQPQLYSILRQRADLGLKLGTWEDEALHFIASKVAQESGDARRAIDVLRMAAELAEDEGAEKLTVEYAERALGCVSEEEISVTIRTLPLHHRLILAAITDILEKPNMRPGTGVIYAIYSKKAQNYGVRPLTMRRVSGILRELESLGLIELRIDYGGARGNTKVVERMTLPPRQMKSLLGQMGVKV encoded by the coding sequence ATGCCTGCAAATAATAGTATCTTCTACGATGTCTCCTATACGACCTTCTCAATAATAAAGGATAAACGAGTCCTCAGGGATTCATTCATTCCTGATACACTCCCGGGGAGGGAGGAGCAGATATTCCAGTTCACTAGGGCGCTGTCCGACCTGCTCGCCGATCAGCCGCCCAACGATATAGCCTTCATAGGAAAGCCTGGTACCGGAAAAACGGCAGTTGCTAAGAACGTCACGGCCAAGTATAAGCAGGAATATCCGAATTTGAGGGCAAAATTCATCTACATTAACTGCAGCCAGGCAACGACATCCTATAGGGTGATGTACCAGCTCAACAGGGCCCTGGGGGTGCTGGTCCCTCCCTCCGGTTATCCCTTCGACGTCCTCTGGGACAAGTTCATGGAGGCATACTCATCCTCCAACTCCCGCCTCGTCGTCATCTTGGATGAGGTCGACCTGCTGGTGAGGAGGGACGGGGGGAGGATACTCTACTCACTCTCCAGGTTGAACTATGAGCTGAGGAGAGATCTCAGCATAAGTATGGTCGTGATAAGCAACACACTTGACTTCCTGGAGAGACTGGATCCCAGGGAGAGGAGCAGCTTCGAACCCCTGAGGATACACTTCCCGCCCTACACTCAGCCCCAACTCTACAGCATCCTCAGGCAGAGAGCAGACCTGGGATTGAAGTTGGGCACCTGGGAGGATGAGGCCCTGCACTTCATCGCCTCCAAGGTGGCCCAGGAGTCGGGTGATGCGAGAAGAGCCATAGATGTCCTGAGGATGGCTGCAGAGCTGGCCGAGGATGAGGGGGCTGAGAAGCTAACGGTGGAGTATGCGGAGAGAGCATTGGGTTGCGTGAGTGAGGAGGAGATTTCCGTCACGATAAGAACACTCCCACTGCATCACAGGCTCATATTGGCAGCCATAACGGATATACTCGAGAAACCGAACATGAGACCAGGCACTGGCGTGATATACGCGATCTACAGTAAGAAGGCTCAGAACTACGGGGTGAGACCGCTCACGATGAGGAGGGTCTCAGGCATACTCAGGGAGCTGGAATCGCTGGGCCTCATAGAGCTCAGGATAGATTACGGAGGGGCCAGGGGGAACACGAAGGTCGTCGAGAGGATGACCCTACCGCCCAGGCAGATGAAGTCACTGCTGGGCCAGATGGGAGTTAAGGTTTAG
- a CDS encoding DNA-directed DNA polymerase II small subunit has product MGAELEVLRRALRRGINLSPEALSFLSSRGGDELDTLLDHLPDKVVLGLEDVLTLLREGEGRGIGQEELSVLLRPSDLGVSGAPEEFVRFIRFRFEKLRSMLLKRIDLEPIPIVELRTSTSRNGDNLVIVGMVLDKGMMKDRSIRMTVEDETGSIMVVFRRDSRFWEVADRVPVDSVIAIRGTYVNGKIIAESLMLPEISEEEVRPGSHEGRAALVSDVHVGSKYFNERAFNKFIRWLRSDEARDVRYLVICGDLVDGIGVYPNQEEELRIADVHKQFEYAGRILSGVPSHIKIIYAPGNHEPVRQAEPQPEVPDEYLEVLMDANPNVTPLPNPSVVGLGGVRIMLYHGRSLNAVMKHIPGLQPVTPSTVVEAMSWMLKLRNLAPIYGEHPISPEDRDWLLLEEVPNVLHTGHVHVYGVGEYKGVKLINSGTFENETPYIRSLGIEVTVGRVVVLDLKNLSVEVMDFS; this is encoded by the coding sequence ATGGGTGCGGAGCTCGAGGTGCTCAGGAGGGCGCTTAGGAGAGGGATCAACCTGTCCCCCGAGGCCCTTAGCTTCCTTTCCAGCAGAGGGGGAGATGAGCTGGACACCTTGCTCGATCACCTCCCCGATAAGGTGGTCCTGGGCCTGGAGGACGTACTGACTCTCCTCAGGGAGGGCGAGGGACGGGGGATCGGCCAGGAGGAGCTGTCCGTGCTTCTCAGACCATCGGATCTTGGGGTTTCAGGCGCCCCTGAGGAATTCGTGAGGTTCATCAGGTTCAGATTCGAGAAGCTGAGATCCATGCTCCTCAAGAGGATCGATTTGGAGCCCATACCTATAGTCGAGCTCAGGACCTCCACCAGCAGGAACGGGGACAACCTGGTCATAGTGGGGATGGTGCTGGACAAGGGTATGATGAAGGATCGCTCGATCCGCATGACGGTCGAGGATGAGACGGGCTCCATCATGGTGGTCTTCAGGAGGGACAGCAGGTTTTGGGAGGTCGCGGATAGAGTGCCAGTGGACAGTGTTATAGCCATCAGGGGGACATATGTGAACGGTAAGATCATCGCGGAGAGTCTGATGCTCCCTGAGATCTCAGAGGAGGAGGTCAGGCCCGGATCCCACGAGGGTAGGGCTGCGCTCGTGAGCGATGTCCACGTGGGGAGTAAGTACTTCAACGAGAGGGCCTTCAATAAATTCATCAGGTGGCTCAGAAGCGATGAGGCCAGGGACGTCAGGTACCTGGTGATTTGCGGGGACCTGGTCGATGGTATAGGAGTTTACCCGAACCAGGAGGAGGAGTTGAGGATAGCTGACGTTCACAAGCAGTTCGAGTACGCTGGCAGGATTCTCTCCGGGGTTCCCAGTCACATAAAGATAATATATGCGCCGGGAAATCACGAACCGGTCAGGCAGGCCGAACCTCAGCCAGAGGTCCCCGACGAGTACCTGGAGGTCCTGATGGATGCCAATCCCAATGTGACACCCCTCCCGAACCCATCCGTCGTGGGATTGGGAGGAGTCAGGATCATGCTGTACCACGGCAGGAGCCTCAACGCGGTAATGAAGCACATCCCGGGACTGCAGCCGGTGACCCCGAGCACCGTCGTTGAGGCTATGTCTTGGATGCTCAAGCTGAGGAACCTGGCCCCCATTTACGGGGAGCATCCCATCTCCCCGGAGGATAGGGATTGGCTCCTGCTGGAGGAGGTCCCGAACGTCCTACACACTGGTCATGTGCACGTCTACGGGGTGGGAGAGTACAAGGGTGTCAAGCTCATCAACTCCGGGACGTTTGAGAATGAGACACCGTATATAAGGAGCTTGGGGATAGAGGTGACCGTGGGAAGGGTCGTCGTCTTGGACCTAAAAAATTTGAGCGTGGAGGTGATGGACTTCTCCTAA
- a CDS encoding DUF429 domain-containing protein — translation MWRSHLAGVDLSVVRKSSIAFIEGCIRLERIPRGDLVKFLSSFDLVIVDAPLSRARDGVYRDFERVLLARGFRLLPLNMGSMIKLTELGCELRRELEGLGVTLYETHPKTARAIMGLSESELVALMSKYSFCPGPKSRDDVDALTCLAVGMLHVRGLTEVIEGSEGLFLLPLPHSRP, via the coding sequence TTGTGGAGATCTCACTTAGCCGGGGTTGACCTCTCAGTCGTCAGGAAGTCCTCTATCGCCTTCATCGAGGGTTGCATAAGGTTGGAGAGGATCCCCAGGGGTGATCTGGTGAAGTTCCTCTCCTCATTCGATCTGGTGATCGTGGATGCCCCTCTATCCAGAGCGAGGGATGGTGTCTACAGGGATTTCGAGAGAGTCCTCCTGGCCAGGGGGTTCAGGCTCCTGCCCCTCAACATGGGCTCGATGATCAAGTTGACCGAGCTGGGGTGCGAGCTGAGGAGGGAGCTGGAGGGCCTGGGGGTTACACTCTACGAGACCCATCCCAAGACGGCCAGGGCAATAATGGGCCTCAGCGAGTCAGAGCTCGTCGCCCTCATGTCCAAGTACTCCTTCTGCCCGGGTCCCAAGAGCAGAGATGATGTGGATGCGCTCACCTGCCTGGCGGTCGGGATGCTCCACGTTAGGGGATTGACCGAGGTGATAGAGGGCTCCGAAGGCTTATTTCTGCTCCCGCTTCCCCACTCCAGACCATGA
- a CDS encoding valine--tRNA ligase — MELEIQRIWSEEGLYRFDLNSERPKFSIDTPPPYASGKWHVAAAIHYSQIDMIARTMRMMGYEVYFPLGIDRNGLPVEVETEKRYGIRMFEYPREEFIRLCREFLDEAERDIVAICRRLGISFTTEEHFQTDSDLWRAVTQATFIDVWNKGYVYEDYRPNVYCPRCRTTLADAEVEYMELQTELVYIRFGVEGSDEHVTIATTRPELLPACRAVIYNPSDSRYQWLSGRRLITPLGDRVPVFEHPYADPEFGTGLVMVCSYGDKVDVQLFRELGLEPRIVVNEDGTMNESAGEYAGLTIREARGRILEDLRREGLLERVEVISHRTPVCWRCKTPLEIIPMREYYLKQLEFVKDLEKYLGTVRFHPEWSVNYWRDWLRSISSDWPISRRRYYATEIPIWYCKGCGKPVLPPPGRYYRPWKEDPPFNECPHCGSSEGFEGEVRVFDTWFDSSISPLVYNGYLWNREMFEKLGPSDLRPQGKDIVRTWLHYTFLRVHQLLGRQAFRHVWLSGMGLDAQGRAMHKSLGNVIYPWPLFEKYGADAVRFFGAAEAHHGSDLRISERKIEGAYKFLQKLWNVARFVSHFEEPDGRVELQPSDLWILGRLNKAIERALNGYRNFDFFDPANEVRTFVWEVFAPHYIEMVKERAYGIGFSDSERDAARWTLHHILRVVLRLAAPIIPHITDYIWRRIYGGSVHLQSLPEVETEYESDYAKLGDAIMEFNSSVWRMRKEKNLSMREPIRVEIPEELSPFKADLVRLHRILS; from the coding sequence TACTCGCAGATAGACATGATAGCTAGGACGATGAGGATGATGGGCTATGAGGTTTACTTCCCGCTGGGCATAGACAGGAACGGGCTTCCGGTGGAGGTGGAGACGGAGAAGAGGTACGGGATAAGGATGTTCGAGTACCCAAGGGAGGAGTTCATAAGACTTTGCAGGGAGTTCTTGGACGAGGCCGAGAGGGATATAGTAGCGATATGCAGGAGACTGGGGATCAGCTTCACTACTGAGGAGCACTTCCAGACGGACAGCGACCTCTGGAGAGCCGTCACCCAGGCCACCTTCATAGATGTCTGGAACAAGGGGTACGTGTACGAGGATTACAGGCCGAACGTTTACTGTCCGAGGTGCAGGACAACTTTGGCGGATGCCGAGGTCGAGTACATGGAGCTCCAGACGGAGCTCGTCTACATAAGGTTCGGAGTGGAGGGGAGCGATGAGCACGTCACGATAGCCACGACAAGACCTGAGCTTCTTCCAGCCTGCAGGGCCGTGATATACAACCCCAGTGACTCAAGATATCAGTGGCTCAGTGGGAGAAGGCTCATCACCCCACTGGGCGATCGCGTCCCGGTGTTCGAGCATCCATACGCCGACCCTGAGTTCGGAACCGGTCTCGTGATGGTGTGCTCTTACGGGGACAAGGTTGACGTGCAGCTCTTCAGGGAGCTAGGGCTGGAGCCAAGGATAGTGGTGAACGAGGACGGGACGATGAACGAGTCGGCCGGTGAGTACGCGGGCCTCACCATAAGGGAGGCCAGAGGGAGGATTCTGGAGGATCTGAGGAGGGAGGGGCTGCTGGAAAGGGTTGAGGTCATCTCGCACAGGACCCCCGTCTGCTGGAGGTGCAAGACCCCGCTGGAGATAATACCGATGAGGGAGTACTACCTGAAGCAATTGGAGTTCGTGAAGGATCTGGAGAAGTACTTGGGGACCGTCAGATTCCACCCGGAATGGTCAGTCAACTACTGGAGGGATTGGTTGAGATCGATAAGCTCGGACTGGCCTATATCTAGGAGGAGGTATTACGCCACCGAGATACCGATCTGGTACTGCAAGGGATGCGGAAAGCCTGTTCTGCCTCCCCCGGGGAGGTACTACAGGCCCTGGAAGGAGGATCCTCCCTTCAATGAATGCCCCCACTGCGGCTCCTCGGAGGGCTTCGAGGGGGAGGTCAGGGTCTTCGACACGTGGTTCGACTCCTCGATATCACCCCTGGTCTACAACGGCTACCTCTGGAACCGGGAGATGTTCGAGAAGCTTGGTCCGAGCGATCTGAGGCCGCAGGGTAAGGACATCGTTAGGACTTGGCTCCACTACACGTTCTTGAGGGTTCATCAGCTGCTCGGGAGGCAGGCTTTCAGGCACGTCTGGCTTTCTGGGATGGGGCTGGACGCTCAGGGGAGGGCCATGCATAAGAGCTTGGGGAACGTCATCTACCCCTGGCCCCTCTTCGAGAAGTACGGAGCTGATGCCGTGAGGTTCTTCGGGGCCGCCGAGGCTCACCATGGGTCCGACCTTAGGATATCCGAGAGGAAGATCGAAGGAGCTTATAAGTTCCTTCAGAAGCTCTGGAACGTCGCCAGGTTCGTTTCCCATTTCGAGGAGCCTGATGGGAGGGTAGAGCTTCAGCCCTCCGATCTCTGGATACTGGGGAGGTTGAACAAGGCCATAGAGAGGGCCTTGAACGGTTACAGGAACTTCGACTTCTTCGATCCGGCCAACGAGGTGAGGACATTCGTCTGGGAGGTTTTCGCACCTCATTACATAGAGATGGTGAAGGAGAGAGCTTATGGGATAGGATTCAGTGATTCAGAGAGGGACGCAGCTAGGTGGACCCTCCATCACATCCTAAGGGTCGTGCTTAGGTTAGCAGCACCGATAATACCCCATATAACAGATTACATATGGAGGCGAATTTACGGGGGCTCCGTTCACCTCCAGAGCCTGCCTGAGGTCGAGACAGAGTATGAGAGTGATTACGCGAAGCTCGGAGATGCCATAATGGAGTTCAACAGCAGCGTCTGGAGGATGAGGAAGGAGAAGAATCTGAGTATGAGAGAGCCCATAAGGGTAGAGATACCAGAGGAGCTCTCCCCGTTCAAAGCGGATCTCGTGAGACTTCACAGGATATTAAGTTAG